Sequence from the Neptunomonas japonica JAMM 1380 genome:
GCAGTTAAAAGCGTACTAGATAACGGTTTAGGATTTGGTGCACCGACCGAAATCGAAACTCAGATGGCTGATAAAGTATGTGAAATAATGCCTTCTATCGAAATGATCCGTATGGTCAGTTCAGGCACTGAGGCGACCATGAGTGCTATTCGCTTAGCACGTGGTTATACCGGCCGCGATAAAATCGTGAAGTTTGAAGGCTGCTACCATGGCCACTCTGACTCACTGCTAGTAAAAGCAGGTTCAGGCGCACTAACACTGGGCGAGCCCAACTCACCGGGCGTACCGGCATCTATCGCTGAACACACCATCACACTAACATTCAATGACATCGAAAATGTTCGCCAAGCATTTGAAGAAGTCGGCAGCGAGATTGCTTGTATCATCGTTGAACCGGTTGCCGGCAACATGAACTGTATACCACCTAAAGAAGGCTTCCTTGAAGGCTTGCGTGAAGTGTGTGACGAATACGGCACGGTACTTATTTTTGATGAAGTAATGACAGGTTTCCGTGTTGCCTTAGGCGGCGCCCAAGCCTATTACGGCATCAAACCAGACCTAACAACATTAGGTAAAGTTATCGGTGGCGGCTTGCCCGTCGGTGCTTTTGGTGGCAAACGCGAAATTATGGAACAGATCGCGCCTTTAGGGCCGGTTTACCAAGCGGGCACCCTATCAGGAAACCCGTTGTCGATGAATGCAGGTTTAGCCATGCTAAACGCTCTGACAGCGACACCGGGCATTCATGATCAGCTAGAGGCTAAAACTGATTACCTAACGCAAGGCTTAGAAGCCATGGCCATCTCAAAAGGTATTCCATTTACAACAACCGCTGTTGGCGGCATGTTTGGAATATTCTTCACAGATCAAAAAAATATCAGCAGCTTTGCACAAACAACGGCCTGCGATACTGAACGCTTTGGGCAGTTCTTCCAAGGCATGCTCAAAGAAGGCGTTTACCTAGCCCCTTCTGCATACGAAACAGGCTTTATGTCAGCAGCTATTTCTGAAGAAGATTTGGATCGCACCATTGCAGCAGCGGGACGTGTGTTTGATACCTTTGCTAAAAAAGCTTAGATGATGGCGACCTTTGCTAACCTGGCAATCATACTGAGCTGCGTTTTTTACGCGGCTCAGTTGTTTCGCCAACCAAAAACGCTAACCAGCAATAACAGATCACTCGTGCTGCTACTGTTGTTATGTATCGTATTGATATTAGCCTCTGCCGCTGGCCAGCTACTCATCAGCGAACAAAGTCAAAACTCACAAACCCTACAACGCCTGCTCAGCAATATGAAAGATTATTTAGCGATTCCGCTAATTGCCTCTCTATTACTAGCCACCAGCTTTAATAAGTTCTGGTCTCGCGCTGGCTGGGGCCGATGGGTGTTGGTGTTAATTGCGATGTTTGAGTTAGCACGTAGAGCCGAATTTGGTGAGCAGTACGCAATGGTGCTCTCAGGAATCACATCCGTGGCACTGCTGCTAGCCTTTGTTCGCTACAGCCAAGCAAATATTCGTCTGCTAGGGTTAGTCGGCGCACTGTTAGCGGGTTTATCGGTGGCTGTTTACGGAACGCTTTCTATATTACCAGAGTATCAAAATGCCCTGTTCAGCGATGGCCTACTAGCGATTAGCCTTGTGGCTTTAGGATTAGCGACGAGGGAAGTTATTTCTTTGTTTCAAAATCAGGGAGCGGTATCTACTAGCATGTAAGTATTCATATGCTGCTTAAAACAAATACCACACTGCAAAGTGCGGTATTTAATGAATAGCATTAGCCCCTCCAACAAAAAAGACCATTGAATTCTCATCCAATGGCCTTTCTCAAATAGCTAAACCCTACAGATATCTAGCTGCTTTACATTGCTTACTAATAGCGTCTTGCTACGGCAGCTGCTTTATCAGCCCCTTCTAGGTCACCGGCATCCGTGCGAATAGAAGCAATCAACTGCCATAAGCGACGTAGTTTAGTGCTCTGCCCTTGCGCTATTCCTACGCCTTTAAGGGCGACTTGCTCGGCTTGTAAAAACTCACCTAAACGTCGGTGCGTGTCAGCTAGGGAGTAATACACTTCTGGATCTTTAGGGGCGATACGCTGTGCACGTTGCAAACTAGTTTGCGCCGAACGTAATTGACCATTATTAGTTTGCTTGCGCGCCGTAGCAAGCAGTGCAACAGCAGCAGGGTTTTGCTTAGACTGTAAAACTACTTTAGGGGCAACAGGGACTGACGTTCCTACGCTATTCTCTTCACTGGTGTTGTCACCACGTTGTGGACGAAAAACCGGTGACGGAGCGACAGGGGTAACCGTAACGCCTGTAGTGATATCTACCGGTGTAACGACGCCGTTACTTTCCTGCTGAGGTCGCGTTGTTGAGCGGTCCTCAATAGGTGTATTGTAAATACCTTGCGTTGTACAACCCGTCAAAACGACTAAGGCACTCATAGCGACTAGCTTCATCTGTGTATTAAAATTCATTCTCACTCCTGCCTAAACCAACGCCGAAACCAGTCAAGTGGTTTTGATTCGCTATTCTGAACAGGTTCTACTCCACAATCAACTCGATACTGCGGTTTACTACCATTCTGGAAAGGAACGGGGATAGCACCTTGGCAACGCTCATCCGATAAGTAACCTGTTTCCTTATCAACCCAGAGGTATTCCACCCCTTCTGGCACGGGTGCTTGGAACGGCTCTGGCTTGTCGGCTTTCATGTAGGCAGTCCAAACTTTAAGTGCACCACCTGACCCTGTAAACGGCAAGGCGCTGTTATCATCTCGTCCTAGCCATACAACCGCCAAGCGGCTTCCGGTAAAGCCTGCAAACCAACTATCGCGCTGATCATTAGAGGTACCCGTTTTGCCTGCCACATTTAGGTTGGATGGCAAGTGTGAATAAACCGAACGCGCGGTACCTTCACGGGCAACTTCTTGCATTGCATACTGCAGGAGATGAACACTTTCAGCAGAAACGGTTTGCTTCACCTTAAAAGGATATCTGGATAACTCCATACCTTGGCTATCTGTCACCATGCGTATAGCTCGCAACGGCATCTGAAAACCATTAGCAGCAATTGTCTGGTACATAGTTGCGACTTCAACTGCAGGTAAGCCTTGAGCACCGAGTAACAGCGAAGGATATTCATCCATCTCACGGCTGACACCGAGGTCTTGCATGGTGCCTATCACTTTATTAACACCTAATGACATGCCAAGATTAGCTGTGGATAAGTTATAAGATCGCGCTAATGCATGGTGTAGAGGCACTACACCATGAGATTTTTTATCAAAGTTTTGCGGCTCCCACACTTGCCCACTAGGCATTTCAACAGATACGGGCTCATCATCTAACGGCGATACTAATGAATATCCATTTTCCAATGCCGTTAAATAAACTGCAGGTTTGACTAAAGATCCAATCGGCCTGACAGCATCAAGTGCGCGGTTAAAGCCCTCATATCGGGTACTTTTTCCGCCAATGATGCTCAGTACTTCACCGGTTTGTGGGTCCGTCACTACCATGCTGCCTTCAAGATCAGCTGCACGCTTTCCGTAACGTTTTTCCAAGCTTTTTATCGTGCTGACCAGTGCAGTTTCGGCCTTTGCTTGCACAATAGGGTTCAAGCCCGTAAAGACTCGTAGCCCTTCTGTGCGCAAATCTTCCTCGTGATAACTTTCACGTAGTTGGCGTTTAACTAAGTCCAGATACGCAGGATACGCGCCTTTTAGTAAGCTTTTCTGCTTAACAACACCTAGCGATTTTTTAATGGTCTTTTGGTACGTATCTTCGCTGATTTTGCCCTCGTCACGCAGTACTCTTAATACTAGGTCACGGCGCTTTTTGGCACGCTCGGGGTGACGACGCGGATCGTAGTAAGAAGGGCCTTTAACCATGCCAGCTAATAGTGCGACTTGTGATAATTGGAGCTCTTGCAGAGGTTGAGAGAAGTAATACTGTGCGGCTAAACCAAAACCATGAATAGCACGAGAACCTTCCTGCCCTAAATAGACCTCGTTAAGGTAGGCCTCTAAAATTTCATCTTTGCTGTAGTGAAAGTCCAATAGAATCGCCATTGGAATTTCCATTAATTTCCGTGCCAACGTTCGATCAGATGTCAGATAAAAATTCTTAATCAACTGTTGAGTCAGCGTGCTACCACCCTGCACAAAGCGCCCAACACGAAGGTTGACCCACATAGCGCGGGCAATACCTTTAGGCGATACACCAAAGTGCTCATAATAGCTCTGATCTTCAATAGCGATTAGCGCATCGGTTAGGCTAGTCGGCGCTTCGTCTAAACGAATCAGATCCCTGTCTTCATTATTTTGCGGATAAATGCCGCCAATTAGCACTGGTTCAAGACGTGCTAAGTTAACCGTTTGTCCTTTGCTATTTCGAATTCTGGATAATTGCTCACCCTTAAAATCTAATAGCAGCTTTTGAGAACGCTCCAACCCATCAGGAAACTCAAACCCTCGCGTATAAACGCGTATGCGTCTTTTAGCTATTTCAGCTTGTCCTGGCTGTGATGCTTTAGAGACGAGCTGATAACCTAAACCAGCAAGCTCAACCTTCACATCTTTGGTGGAGATGGTTAGTCCAGAGTACAACTCTAATGGCCGAGCATAGACTTTTGCAGGCAAAGCCCAGCGTTTTCCCTCAAATTGCTGGCGTATTTGAGCATCAAGGTATATCAACCCAATAGAGCCTATTACGGCGCCAATTAAGGTCAATTTTAGTAAAAATACGCCAAAAGAACGCCATAGGCTTTTCTTAACCTGCGGCTTTGCCTTTCTTTTTCGAGACGTTTTTTTGCTGGTGTTCTCTTTTTGTTCATCAAGCCCGTATAATTCCTTAACTTTTCAGACAATATCGAAGGTTACATGCTAGCCAAATTGATTACAGCGCTCACTTGCCCCTCATTTTACCCTCACTCGGTAGAAGCGCCGATACGTGTTATCGAAACACATATCTCTTGGCTTTTATTAACCGGCGAGTATGCCTATAAAATAAAAAAGCCTGTCGATTTTGGTTTCCTCGACTTTACAACGCTGAAGCAACGCCGCTACTTTTGCGAAGAAGAGCTACGTTTGAACCAACGCTTAGCGCCAGATATCTATGATACGCTAATCGCTATCGTTGGTTCGCCTGAAAAGCCGCAATTAATAGAAGCTTCACAACTCGGCGAAGATGAGCCATTCGAGTATGCCGTACGAATGTATCAGTTTGATTCTGAACTGCGGCTGGATCTTATCCTTGATCGGCAACGATTTGAACCAGCATGGATCGATATGTTGGCTGAACAGATCGCTCATTTTCATACCCGTACTCCTCGTGTCGCACAAAACAGCCCATGGGGCGAGTCTGACACTATCTGGGGCGTTGTTTCAGATAATTACCAGCACATCAGCGAGCATCAGCTAGAAGCTCACGATTGGCAGCAATTACAGTTTCTCTCGCAACGCACCTCACAACAGTTTCGAAAGTTAGAAGCGTCAATCAAACGTCGTAAACAAGATGGCTACATTCGCGAATGCCACGGCGATCTTCACTTAGGCAATATTGCCCTCTATCATGGTCAACTGCGCCTATTCGATTGCATTGAATTTAATCTGCAATTTCGTTGGATAGACACCATTTGTGACTTAGCGTTCCTTCTTATGGATTTAGAAGTGAAGGGCCAATATCGTTGGGCAAACCGCTGCCTTAACCGTTATCTCGAGCTTACTGGGGACTACGAAGGGCTAACCCTTCTCAACTTTTATAAATCGTATCGTTCGATGGTACGCGCTAAAGTCTCTATGCTCGGCGATAATCCAGATATCCTAACGTTTAGACGTTATCTGCTATTAACCAAGTCTTATGCCCATCAAAAGAAGCCATCGTTATTCTTGATGCATGGTGTATCAGGTAGTGGCAAAAGTTATCTGTGCAGCCAATTGGTTGAAAGGCTGGACTGTATAAGAATACGCTCTGACGTGGAACGAAAACGTCTTTACCGCGAACTTTGCCTGCGCGGCGAGCATCTGGACCTTTATGGTCAAGAGATGAACGCGCGTACTTTTCAACACTTATTAAACTTATCCACAGCCCTCTTAAAGAGCGGGTACTCCGTTATTGTTGATGCTACCTTTATTAGACAACGCACCCGCCAAAGCTATATGGATCTTGCTATCTCTCTTGATATTCCTATGCGTATCATCAGCTGTTATTGCGAGCCAAAATTAATAGAAGCACGACTGGCAAGGCGCAGTGAAGAAGGCGGAGACGCTTCAGATGCTGATATTTCTGTTATGCAGAACCAATTAAAACATCAGCAAAAACTGACGGATGCAGAACTAAAAAGTAGCTTACAGATTGATACTGATAGCGATGATGCCATCAATATTGTGGTGAGTCAGCTTATTGCCCAAGGATTGGTAGAGCCTTAGAGTTTACGATTTAGAACCTAAAATTTAAAGCTTACCGCTCAGATAGAGCGCTAGGCTGGGCAAAAAAGAGCGTCTGGCCAAAAGCTTCTGTTTTATTAATTTGGGTTTGGAACACCGACGAGAGTATTTCAGGCTGCATCACTTCATTCGACGTGCCAGTTTGGACAATTTGTCCTTTATCCATCAGAGTTACCTTATCGGCAAATTGCGCGGCTAACGACAAATCATGCACAATTAGCAACACCCCTTTACCCTCGTTGGCCATCTGTTTAAGCTGCTGCATAACGGCAATTTGGTGCTTCAAATCAATCGCTTTTAATGGCTCATCCAGCAGCACATATAGCGTGTTTTTAGTTACCTGAACCAATAGCCGTGCTAAATGGGTACGTTGCTTTTCCCCACCGGATAATGTTGTATAGTCACGCTTTGCAAGATGCATAACATCCATTGCTTTCATAGCATCAACTATCGCGTTATCAGGCGACTGTAATGTCTTATCAACTAGATAAGCGCCCATAGAAACCACTTCTTGTACCTGAAAAGAGAAATCAAGTGGTTGCTCTTGTAACAACACCGATAGAATAAGTGAGCGCTCACTTATTCCAATATTGTGAATATCTACAGTATCTAATAACACCTTACCAACGTCTGCTTTGAGCAACCCCGCTAAGGCTTTAAGTAAGCTACTTTTTCCTGCTCCATTAGGGCCTAAAATAACATGTAAGCCCTGCGGTTTTATGTCGAGACTAATATCATTTAGCAAGGTGCTTCCATAACGACTTACCACTAATGATTCAGCTTTCAACATGCACCACGCTCCCGTTGTCGATAGCTAATCATAAAGAGAAATACCGGCCCACCGATCAGAGCAGTAATCAAACCAATAGGCAACTCAGCCGGCGCGGCTACATTACGCGCCACAAGATCAGCAATTAACAACAATAGAGCACCGCTTAAAAAAGACATTGGCAACAGAAAGCGGTTGTCTGGCCCGTTAATGAGCCTAACCAAATGCGGTACAACCAAGCCCACAAAACCAATTAAACCCACCATAGACACCACTGCACCGACAATCAGTGCGGTTATCACAACCAAACGACGTTGAGTCTTGTCTACATCCACTCCTAATAGCATCGCCTGCTGTTCACCCAGTAAGAGTATGTTCAGTGCTGCTGCATGGCGAACCAGTACAGGAACAAAGACACTACTGATGATCAACAGCAATAACACTGCCCACCAAGAGGCTGCCTGTACATTACCCATCAACCAGAACGTTACTTGTCGCAAGGTCATACTATCTGATATGTATTTGAGCCCAGCAATACCCGCACCTGCAATAGTATTAATGGCGATACCGGTTAACAGTAACGTTAGGGATGAGATCCCCGATGCGCTTCGTGCAATACGTATCACTAGAAAAGTAACGAGCATGCCGCCCAAAAATGCAGCCAGCGGCATGCCTGCCGACAACCACACACTCGCACCCAAGGTTGCAGACGCAACGACTTGCCATGTCACTGCAGCTAATGCCGCACCACCAGCCACACCAATTAAACCAGGGTCAGCCAACGGGTTACGAAATAAAGCCTGCACCACAGCACCAGAGATCGCTAACAAACCGCCGCAAAGCATAACAACTAGAATTCTTGGTAAGCGCAGCTCATAAAGAATGCGACGTGTTAAATCACTCCCCTCCCACAAATCTGTCAGAGGAAGAACCGATGAGCCATTTAACAAAGACATCAACACCATTAGCGGCAATAACATCAGCACCACAACCCAGAAACTAGCTTTGGCTCTCGCATTCGACATTATTTTCTTCCTACAAGAGAAAAACGCACCGGAATACTTGCTTGTGCTGCTACAGCTTTGCCTGCCCGAACAGCTGGCACAAAATGCCATTGACGGGCAGCTTTCACTGCAGCCTTATCAAGTATCGAATATCCTGAGCTTGTGTCAATTACCACGCGCTCTACCAAGCCTGTAGAACTGATATGCAAGACCAGCATGACCATGCCTTCTAATCCCCTTCGTGTAGCCATACGGGGGTAATTAGGTTGAACTGGCACCTCTCGGTAATTTAGTGCTCGATAGTCTATGACAAATACTGATTGATCAAGATTAGCGCTTTTCTGGACAGAATCATTACTACTTGTCGCATGATCAATAGATGCTTTTGCGACCACTTTACTATCGTTAGTGCTGCTTTGAGAGTGTACTGGTTCGAGCGGTTTTGACATTGTTTTTTGCACAACAGGAGCCGCTTTAACCACCTTAGATTGCGGTTGCGGTTGCGGTTGCGGTTGCGGTTGCGGTTGCGGTTGCGGTTGCGGTTGCGGTTGCGGTTGCGGTTGCGGTTGCGGTTGCGGTTGCGGTTGCGGTTGCGGTTGCGGTTCAGCCTTTTCTTCTATGGGAGGGGCGTCAAGTTTTGGTACGTTGGTTAAGCGACTATTTAATCTAATACTTTGGGAGGACACCGCGGCCAGGTCATGGCCAGAGCTTTGTGCAGAACTTTGTTGGGACCAAATAAACAATGCATGAACACCTGCCGAGCACAGTAATAACAGCAAAAAACGCATCGAATAATGATTAAGTAGCACGCTGTATTCCCGCTTCATCAGGCAGTATCATAGGCCCGCATTATAAACACTTATGCACAGCCCATGGTTGAATGCTCTTCATCATGATACGCGCTGGATTCACTTTTCCCCACATGAGACTCGATATGCAATTACTTTGCTCTCTCGACACATTACCCACAGATACCTCAAAAGGCTTCCAACTGAACGATATCTCCCTACTGGCGGTGAATAAACACGATAATATTCATGTCTATCTGAATCAATGCCCGCATCGCGGAGTTCCATTAGAGTGGCAGCCCGATCAGTTTCTCGATCTAGATAAAAACTTTATCCAATGCGCTACCCATGGGGCTCTGTTTCGCATCGAAGATGGTGAATGTATTGCAGGACCTTGCCCAGGAGAAATGCTTACATCTATTCCAACTAAAATAGATCAAGGGCAAATTTGGGTAAACCTGCCCTCAACTTAAAATTAGCCATTAATTTTTGCTTTGAGCCTGCTCAAAGCAAGTTCAATACGATCCAGACTAGTGGTGTATGAAAAACGAATGAATTGATTTGCCCGGTATGAGCCAAAATCTAGGCCGGGTGTTACCGCAACATGCAACTCTTCCAATACATTCCAACAGTAATCGAATGAATTATCCGTTAAATGCGATGCGTCCGCATAAACATAAAATGCACCTTCCGGCATGACTGGAATTTTAAAACCTAGTTTTCTTAAACCATCCACCAGCACATTTCTGCGTATCTCAAACTGGTGACGTCTCTCTTCCAGAATCGCCAACGTCTCAGGCTCAAAAGCCGCTACGGCTGCATATTGCGATACCGTTGTTGGTGAAATATATACATTTTGTGCCAATTTTTCTATTTCGGGTACCGCCGCTTCAGGAGCAACGACCCAACCCAAGCGCCAGCCAGTCATACCAAAATATTTAGAGAAACTATTAATAACAAAAGCATTAGGGTCAACTTCCAATACCGATGGCGCATCAAAGCCATAGGTAAGGCCGTGGTACAGCTCATCCACCACTAAAGCCCCCTGCTTTTCTCTTACTACTTCAGCAATAGCCGCCAGCTCGTCACGATGTAATACAGAACCTGTTGGGTTGGCTGGCGACGCCAACAAAACTCCGGCTGTACTTTCATTCCACTCTTGGCGAATCAACTCAGGTGTAAGCTGAAAATTCTGTTCCGCCGAAACCGGAACGAGTTGTCCACGCGCCTCTAACATTCGTAAAATTTGACGATTACACGGATAGCCCGGATCACTCATCATAAAGCTAGTATCAGGGTCAGCTAACAGACCAAATACCAATAGCAACGCACCTGATGCACCCGAAGTAACGACTATCCGTTCAGCGGCGATATCCAAGTCGTAACGATATTTATAGAAGCGCGATATGGCTTGGCGTAGTTCAGGAATTCCCGCTGCCGGCGTATATTGTGTGAGACCTTGATCGATAGCCCGATGCGCCGCCTCTTTAATAAGCGGGGCCGTATTAAAATCAGGCTCACCTGCTTCCATATGCACAACATCGTTGCCTTGAGCCTCTAATTCCTTGGCTCTTTTCAGTAAGTCCATTACTTTAAAAGATTCCATTTCGCGCGCGCGCCCAGTCCACTGACTATCCATTTTAAACTCCTGCTCGATTAACCAGAGCATTATACATAAGTTGTATCGAATATTTGCTTAAACATACTTATTGTCCCTAGTAGAGGGATGCTACCTTGCAAGAATACTTACAACTCTCTTTACTTTTTACAGATCAGTACTAGCCTAATACCGTATCTTCTGGTAGTTTCTCCAACCTTCTGATCTCAGGAAGTAATGGAATCAACTGTAATTGGGTTGCCGGTTTATAGTCCAAAACCCGGTCATTTCGGAGAAGTGAGGCGCCACATGCCAAACACTAGCAACACACAATTCACCCACTTTGTACCTTACGAGGCGGCAAAGGGTGAGGAATACATGAATGATGCTCAAAAAGATCATTTCCGTCATATTCTTCTGGCCTGGAAACAGGAACTAATGGAGGAGGTTGATAGCACAATCCACCACCTGCAGGAAGAAGCATCTAACTTTGCAGACCCTAGTGACAGGGCTAGCCAGGAAGAAGAATTCAGCCTGGAACTTCGTACTCGTGACCGTGAGCGTAAGCTGATTAAAAAAATCCGTGAAGCGATGGAACGAATCGAAGAAGATGATTATGGTTATTGCGACACCTGCGGCATTGAGATAGGCATCCGTCGTTTGGAAGCACGTCCTACTGCAACTATGTGCATCGATTGTAAAACTCTAGCCGAAATAAAAGAAAAACAGGTCGGCTCTTAAGACTTATAAATTCAGGCAAAGGAAGCTTCCATTTGCCTGAATTTATTGTTGCTATCTGCCCTGTACTTCTTATGTTCAAGGTCTCTTCATGTCCTATTTACGTATAGAATAAGCTAAATTTTCGTTTTTTCTGTCGTGAAGACACACTCATCTGCTTATAGCTAGATCGCGCCAAAATATACTAAGCAAACCGTTCACGTATATATGTTGAACCCAAGCACTCAGTTAATAGCTTAATTTAAAACAGAACTTACCTACACAGATCTGGCTTGAGCTCTAGCAGACTATGTATACTGACGACATCTCCTTATTGATAAAAGCGAATATATGAATTTTTCGGTTACCGAACTTTTCCTAATTGTTACCGCCTACCTGCTGTTTCTATTCGGCATCGCCTATGCCACTGAGCGAGAAGTCATTCCCCGGCGTATTTCACAACACCCCATAACTCACATGCTTTCGTTAGGAACTTATGCCAGTGTTTGGACCTTTTATGGTGCTTTTGGGATGTTAGAGCATTCAGGGCTGCTATTTTTATCTTCATACCTTGGAGCAACAGCCGCCTTTATCATGGCGCCTTCACTGCTCATACCCATTTTCAACATCACTAATCGCTACAAATTAAGCTCTCTGGCTGACCTGTTTGCATTTAGGTTTCGTAGCGGGCTTGTCGGTACTATCACGACACTATTACTCCTATTAGCAACGCTACCATTACTATCGATTCAAATTCAGGCAGTCACTGACACACTACATATCCTTAATGGTGATTTTGCGTCACCACAGATAGCGGCCGCATTTTGTATCCTTATTGCCATGTTTGCTATTTTATTTGGCACACGCCACCCCTCAATGCGAGCTCGCAATCGAGGGCTCGTTATGGCGATGGCAATCAGCTCAGTCATCAAGCTACTAGTACTATTAAGCATTGCCGCTTATGTTCTTTTTGCCGTACTAGGAGGCCCTGAAGATGCCCTATCCTGGCTGAAACAGAACCCACAAATCCTTGAGCAACTCACTGCAAACGATAATGACGACAGCTGGCACACGCTACTTCTTGCATTTTTTACTGCTACGTTAGTTATGCCACACATGTTCCATCTAGCTTTTACAGAAAACCGTTCCACCGATAGCCTCTATAAAGCATCGTGGGGCATGCCCCTTTACTTGTTACTCTTAGCTGGCTGCGTACCGATTATCGTGCTGGCGGGTTATAAACTTGAAATTAACCAAGAGTCATCCTTCTTACTCCTGTATTTAAGCCAGATTCTGCATTCCGAATGGTTGATTATTATTGTTTTTATTGGCGGCCTCACAGCGGCCAGTGGAATTATTATCGTCGCCTCGATTTCATTGGCGTCAATGCTACAAAACCACCTCATTTTACCGTTGATTAAAACACCGGAAAATGTGAAATTTTATGCTTGGTTACTATGGCTGAGACGTATTCTAATTTCACTTGTGGTGTTATGTAGCTATCTTTTTTACACCGTATTTGGAGCGAGCCAACAAATTCATCTGCTTGGATTAAGTGCTTTCGTGGCATTCCTACAGTTCTTACCGGGTATTATTGCTACGCTATTTTGGCTAGGAGCTAACCGCATCGGCTTTATCGTTGGCTTAATTTTGGGGATGTCCAGCTGGATCATTACTACGTTTTATCCCGTCCTTTTGCAACAAGGCGCTTTATTAACAGACACTAATATTGAAAATTTGAACTGGCAATCATCTGCCATTATCTCTCTCTTACTAAACATCAGTGCCTTCATTATCGTTTC
This genomic interval carries:
- a CDS encoding energy transducer TonB, translating into MKREYSVLLNHYSMRFLLLLLCSAGVHALFIWSQQSSAQSSGHDLAAVSSQSIRLNSRLTNVPKLDAPPIEEKAEPQPQPQPQPQPQPQPQPQPQPQPQPQPQPQPQPQPQPQSKVVKAAPVVQKTMSKPLEPVHSQSSTNDSKVVAKASIDHATSSNDSVQKSANLDQSVFVIDYRALNYREVPVQPNYPRMATRRGLEGMVMLVLHISSTGLVERVVIDTSSGYSILDKAAVKAARQWHFVPAVRAGKAVAAQASIPVRFSLVGRK
- a CDS encoding Rieske (2Fe-2S) protein, which produces MQLLCSLDTLPTDTSKGFQLNDISLLAVNKHDNIHVYLNQCPHRGVPLEWQPDQFLDLDKNFIQCATHGALFRIEDGECIAGPCPGEMLTSIPTKIDQGQIWVNLPST
- a CDS encoding pyridoxal phosphate-dependent aminotransferase; the protein is MDSQWTGRAREMESFKVMDLLKRAKELEAQGNDVVHMEAGEPDFNTAPLIKEAAHRAIDQGLTQYTPAAGIPELRQAISRFYKYRYDLDIAAERIVVTSGASGALLLVFGLLADPDTSFMMSDPGYPCNRQILRMLEARGQLVPVSAEQNFQLTPELIRQEWNESTAGVLLASPANPTGSVLHRDELAAIAEVVREKQGALVVDELYHGLTYGFDAPSVLEVDPNAFVINSFSKYFGMTGWRLGWVVAPEAAVPEIEKLAQNVYISPTTVSQYAAVAAFEPETLAILEERRHQFEIRRNVLVDGLRKLGFKIPVMPEGAFYVYADASHLTDNSFDYCWNVLEELHVAVTPGLDFGSYRANQFIRFSYTTSLDRIELALSRLKAKING
- the dksA gene encoding RNA polymerase-binding protein DksA → MPNTSNTQFTHFVPYEAAKGEEYMNDAQKDHFRHILLAWKQELMEEVDSTIHHLQEEASNFADPSDRASQEEEFSLELRTRDRERKLIKKIREAMERIEEDDYGYCDTCGIEIGIRRLEARPTATMCIDCKTLAEIKEKQVGS